One Paroedura picta isolate Pp20150507F chromosome 3, Ppicta_v3.0, whole genome shotgun sequence genomic window carries:
- the ELOF1 gene encoding transcription elongation factor 1 homolog — MGRRKSKRKPPPKKKMTGTLETQFTCPFCNHEKSCDVKMDRARNTGVISCTVCLEEFQTPITYLSEPVDVYSDWIDACEAANQ, encoded by the exons ATGGGGCGCCGCAAGTCGAAGCGGAAGCCGCCGCCCAAGAAGAAGATGACGGGCACGCTGGAGACCCAGTTCACCTGCCCCTTCTGCAACCACGAGAAGTCCTGCGACGTCAAGAT GGACCGAGCTCGGAATACTGGTGTGATCTCCTGTACCGTGTGCCTGGAGGAGTTTCAGACCCCCATCACCT ATCTCTCAGAGCCTGTGGATGTTTACAGTGACTGGATAGATGCTTGTGAGGCTGCCAATCAATAG
- the CNN1 gene encoding calponin-1 isoform X1 has protein sequence MSATHFNRGPAYGMSAEVKNKLAQKYDPRREHELRQWIEETTGRRIGENFMESLKDGVILCELINKLQPGSVRKVNESTQNWHQLENIGNFIKATTRYGVKPHDIFEANDLFENTNHTQVQSTLIALASMAKTKGNKVNMGVKYAEKHQRKFQPEKLKEGRNIIGLQMGTNKFASQQGMTAYGTRRHLYDPKLGTDQPLDQATISLQMGTNKGASQAGMTAPGTKRQIFEPSLGMEHCDTQNISLQMGSNKGASQQGMTVYGLPRQVYDSKYCLTPNYPSTGDEEDHYNHSQHNFYNSE, from the exons ATGTCGGCCACCCACTTCAACCGGGGCCCTGCCTACGGCATGTCGGCCGAGGTCAAGAACAAG TTAGCCCAGAAGTACGATCCGCGGCGGGAGCACGAGCTGCGCCAGTGGATCGAGGAGACGACCGGGAGGCGCATCGGAGAGAACTTCATGGAAAGCCTGAAGGACGGCGTCATTCTTTGCGA ACTCATCAACAAACTCCAACCTGGATCGGTGCGGAAGGTGAATGAGTCCACCCAGAACTGGCACCAG CTGGAGAACATCGGCAACTTCATCAAGGCCACAACAAGATACGGCGTGAAGCCCCACGACATCTTCGAGGCCAACGACCTCTTTGAGAACACCAACCACACCCAAGTGCAGTCCACCCTCATTGCGCTCGCCAGCATG GCCAAGACCAAAGGCAACAAGGTGAACATGGGGGTGAAATACGCAGAGAAGCACCAGCGCAAATTCCAGCCCGAGAAGTTGAAAGAAGGACGGAACATCATCGGCCTGCAG ATGGGCACCAACAAGTTTGCCAGCCAGCAAGGCATGACTGCGTACGGCACACGCCGGCACCTGTACGACCCCAAGTTGGGCACAGACCAACCCCTGGATCAAGCCACAATTAGCCTACAGATGGGCACCAACAAAGGGGCCAGCCAG gctGGCATGACGGCTCCCGGCACCAAGCGGCAGATCTTTGAGCCTTCGCTGGGCATGGAGCACTGCGACACCCAGAACATCTCCCTGCAGATGGGGAGCAACAAGGGGGCCTCCCAGCAGGGCATGACTGTGTACGGGCTGCCCCGGCAGGTCTACGACTCCAAGTACTGCCTCACCCCCAACTACCCCAGCACTGGCGATGAGGAGGACCACTACAACCACAGCCAACACAACTTCTACAATTCGGAGTAG
- the CNN1 gene encoding calponin-1 isoform X2 yields MESLKDGVILCELINKLQPGSVRKVNESTQNWHQLENIGNFIKATTRYGVKPHDIFEANDLFENTNHTQVQSTLIALASMAKTKGNKVNMGVKYAEKHQRKFQPEKLKEGRNIIGLQMGTNKFASQQGMTAYGTRRHLYDPKLGTDQPLDQATISLQMGTNKGASQAGMTAPGTKRQIFEPSLGMEHCDTQNISLQMGSNKGASQQGMTVYGLPRQVYDSKYCLTPNYPSTGDEEDHYNHSQHNFYNSE; encoded by the exons ATGGAAAGCCTGAAGGACGGCGTCATTCTTTGCGA ACTCATCAACAAACTCCAACCTGGATCGGTGCGGAAGGTGAATGAGTCCACCCAGAACTGGCACCAG CTGGAGAACATCGGCAACTTCATCAAGGCCACAACAAGATACGGCGTGAAGCCCCACGACATCTTCGAGGCCAACGACCTCTTTGAGAACACCAACCACACCCAAGTGCAGTCCACCCTCATTGCGCTCGCCAGCATG GCCAAGACCAAAGGCAACAAGGTGAACATGGGGGTGAAATACGCAGAGAAGCACCAGCGCAAATTCCAGCCCGAGAAGTTGAAAGAAGGACGGAACATCATCGGCCTGCAG ATGGGCACCAACAAGTTTGCCAGCCAGCAAGGCATGACTGCGTACGGCACACGCCGGCACCTGTACGACCCCAAGTTGGGCACAGACCAACCCCTGGATCAAGCCACAATTAGCCTACAGATGGGCACCAACAAAGGGGCCAGCCAG gctGGCATGACGGCTCCCGGCACCAAGCGGCAGATCTTTGAGCCTTCGCTGGGCATGGAGCACTGCGACACCCAGAACATCTCCCTGCAGATGGGGAGCAACAAGGGGGCCTCCCAGCAGGGCATGACTGTGTACGGGCTGCCCCGGCAGGTCTACGACTCCAAGTACTGCCTCACCCCCAACTACCCCAGCACTGGCGATGAGGAGGACCACTACAACCACAGCCAACACAACTTCTACAATTCGGAGTAG
- the ACP5 gene encoding tartrate-resistant acid phosphatase type 5 isoform X3, with product MRLLLALWGLLLVAPTSLHARSALRFIAVGDWGGKPLSPFYTDREVAVAEEMAATVSATGAEFILSLGDNFYYTGVSDLYDKRFQETFETVFRAPSLRNIPWYVIAGNHDHLGNVSAQIAYSKISTRWRFPKSYYKLRFKVPSSNATVAILMIDTVTICGNSDDFQDEQPLAPKDFGVARSQLSWLRKQMAKSKDDYLLVAGHYPVWSVGRHGPTTCLVKLLQPLLQQHKATAYLCGHDHNLQYLEDKAGVGYVLSGAGNFMDNSTKNQHLVPAGYLRFFYGQTASLGGFAYIKIDGKEMSITYLDNKRRSLYKTSLPRRRLR from the exons ATGCGGCTCCTCCTGGCCCTCTGGGGGCTCCTGCTGGTTGCCCCCACCAGCCTCCATGCCCGCTCTGCGCTGCGCTTCATCGCTGTGGGCGACTGGGGCGGGAAGCCCCTCTCCCCCTTCTACACAGACCGCGAGGTGGCCGTCGCAGAGGAGATGGCGGCCACGGTGTCGGCCACGGGGGCGGAATTCATCTTGTCCCTCGGAGACAACTTCTACTACACCGGAGTGAGCGACCTGTATGACAAACGGTTCCAG GAAACCTTTGAGACCGTCTTTCGAGCCCCTTCCTTGCGCAACATCCCCTGGTACGTCATCGCAGGGAACCACGACCACCTGGGGAACGTGTCCGCCCAGATTGCCTACAGCAAGATCTCCACGCGTTG gcgTTTCCCCAAATCCTACTACAAGCTGAGGTTCAAGGTCCCCAGCAGCAACGCCACGGTGGCCATCCTCATGATCGACACAGTGACCATCTGCGGCAATTCAGACGACTTCCAGGACGAGCAGCCGCTGGCTCCCAAGGATTTCGGCGTGGCCCGGAGCCAGCTGTCCTGGTTGCGCAAGCAGATGGCCAAGTCCAAGGACGATTACCTGCTGGTGGCTGGGCACTACCCGGTCTGGTCTGTGGGGAGACACGGCCCCACCACGTGCTTGGTCAAGCTTCTCCAGCCCCTCCTGCAGCAGCACAAGGCCACGGCCTACTTGTGCGGCCACGACCACAACCTGCAG TACTTGGAGGACAAAGCCGGCGTGGGCTACGTGCTGAGTGGCGCTGGCAACTTCATGGATAACTCCACAAAAAATCAGCACTTGGTCCCGGCTGGCTACCTACGCTTCTTCTACGGCCAGACAGCTTCTCTGGGGGGATTTGCCTACATCAAGATCGACGGGAAGGAGATGAGCATCACCTACCTGGACAACAAACGCAGGTCGCTCTACAAGACCTCGTTGCCCCGAAGGAGGCTTCGCTGA